Proteins from a genomic interval of Callospermophilus lateralis isolate mCalLat2 chromosome 1, mCalLat2.hap1, whole genome shotgun sequence:
- the Lztfl1 gene encoding leucine zipper transcription factor-like protein 1, with amino-acid sequence MAELGLNEHHQNEVINYMRFARSKRGLRLKTVDSCFQDLKESRLVEETFTVDEVSEVLSGLQAVVHSEVESELINTAYTNVLLLRQLFSQAEKWYLKLQTDISELENRGLLEQVAEFEKAEFTSSNKKPIIDITKPKLVPINEVGTTELLNKEILRLQEENEKLKLRLKNIEMQATNALDEKSKLEQALQDLQLDQGNQKDFIKAQDLSDLQNTVAALKSEFQKTLNDKTENQKSLEENLATAKHDLLRVQEQLSMAEKELEKKFQQTAAYRNMKEILTKKNDQIKDLRKRLAKYESED; translated from the exons ATG GCAGAGTTGGGCCTAAATGAGCACCACCAAAATGAAGTTATTAATTATATGCGTTTTGCTCGTTCAAAAAGAGGCTTGAGACTCAAAACTGTGGATTCCTGCTTccaggacctcaaggagagcag GCTTGTGGAGGAGAccttcactgtggatgaagtatcgGAAGTCCTGAGTGGGTTGCAGGCTGTGGTGCATAGCGAGGTGGAGTCTGAGCTCATCAACACTGCCTACACCAATGTGCTACTTCTGCGGCAGCTGTTTTCACAAGCTGAGAAGTGGTATCTTAAGCTACAGACAGACATCTCTGAGCTTGAAAACAG AGGATTATTAGAACAAGTTGCAGAATTTGAAAAAGCAGAATTTACATCTTCaaataaaaag cCTATCATAGATATTACAAAACCAAAACTTGTTCCAATTAACGAAGTTGGGACAACAGAACTCCTAAACAAG GAGATTTTAAGACTTCAAGAAGAGAATGAGAAATTGAAGTTAAGGCTGAAGAACATTGAAATGCAG GCTACAAATGCATTGGATGAGAAGTCAAAACTAGAACAAGCACTACAAGATTTACAGCTTGACCAAGGAAATCAAAAG GATTTTATAAAGGCCCAAGACTTGAGTGACTTGCAAAACACAGTTGCTGCTTTAAAGAGTGAGTTTCAGAAGACACTTAATGACAAGACAGAAAACCAGAAGTCCCTAGAGGAGAATCTTGCAACAGCCAAGCACGACCTACTCAGGGTTCAGGAGCAGCTGAGCATGGCTGAAAAG GAATTAGAGAAGAAATTTCAACAAACAGCTGCTTATCGAAACATGAAGGAGATTCTCACCAAGAAGAACGACCAAATCAAAGACCTGAGGAAAAGACTGGCAAA GTATGAGTCAGAAGATTAA